A region of Deinococcus rubellus DNA encodes the following proteins:
- the rplO gene encoding 50S ribosomal protein L15, whose protein sequence is MKLSDLFPSPGSRKTRKRVGRGPGGTDKTAGRGHKGQKSRSGAGKGQFFEGGRSTLISRLPKRGFNNVGITYEIVNLAQLDALEGDSFDRAGLEAAGLVRRKGSPVKLLARGTVSRAVTLHVDAASESAVKAIEAAGGKVVLAEPKPAHSVEYKPR, encoded by the coding sequence GTGAAACTGAGCGATCTGTTTCCGTCCCCCGGTTCGCGTAAGACCCGCAAGCGGGTGGGACGCGGCCCCGGCGGCACCGACAAGACGGCCGGGCGCGGTCACAAGGGCCAGAAGTCGCGCTCCGGCGCGGGCAAGGGCCAGTTCTTCGAGGGTGGCCGCAGCACCCTGATCTCGCGGCTGCCCAAGCGCGGGTTCAACAATGTCGGCATCACCTACGAGATCGTCAACCTTGCCCAGCTCGACGCACTGGAGGGTGACAGCTTTGACCGTGCCGGGCTGGAAGCGGCCGGACTGGTTCGCCGTAAGGGCAGCCCCGTCAAGCTGCTGGCACGCGGCACGGTCAGCCGGGCCGTGACCCTGCACGTGGACGCTGCCAGCGAGAGCGCCGTCAAGGCCATTGAGGCAGCGGGCGGTAAGGTTGTGCTGGCCGAGCCGAAACCCGCCCATTCCGTCGAGTACAAGCCCCGCTGA
- the secY gene encoding preprotein translocase subunit SecY, with protein MLRAFRDAFRIPDLQRKIVFTLLLLAVYRLGNVIPTPGVNVASLSQNSNPLLGLIGMISGGNLSQFSIFALGVLPYITASIVIQLLTTTLPALEKLSKEGEEGRKKINQYTRYAAIALGAVQATVFSLFVSSNPANIAVGWTPGLFTLLVMVLTQVAGVAFAMWIGERITEVGIGNGISLIITAGIIARYPTEIGATATLFRQGNLSVLSILAFVAMVLVVIVGIVYVYQAERRVPVQYARARGGAPSSSGRNYSGQATYLPIKLNQAGVIPVIFASAMLILPNLLEQATAKRAPGVSAFIQQYLAAGGAWYTGLEVVLIIGFTFLYNSVQFDPKRIAEQLREAGGFIPGVRPGTPTAGFLGTISTRISLWGALFLAVLVILPQLMERWTGVTTFQFSGTGLLIIVGVGLETLKQLEAQLTVRRYDGFISKGRIRGRL; from the coding sequence ATGCTGCGCGCCTTCCGCGACGCCTTCCGTATTCCGGACTTGCAGCGGAAGATCGTTTTCACGCTGCTGCTGCTGGCGGTGTACCGCCTGGGTAATGTCATTCCCACGCCCGGCGTGAACGTCGCCAGCCTCTCGCAGAACTCAAACCCGCTGCTCGGCCTTATCGGGATGATCTCGGGCGGCAACCTCTCGCAGTTTTCGATCTTTGCGTTGGGGGTGCTGCCCTATATCACCGCCAGCATTGTGATTCAGTTGCTGACGACCACCCTCCCGGCCCTGGAAAAACTCTCGAAAGAGGGTGAAGAGGGCCGCAAGAAGATCAACCAGTACACCCGCTACGCTGCGATTGCGCTCGGCGCGGTGCAGGCCACCGTCTTCTCGCTGTTCGTCAGCAGCAACCCGGCCAACATCGCGGTGGGCTGGACGCCGGGGCTGTTTACCCTGCTGGTGATGGTGCTGACCCAGGTGGCAGGGGTCGCCTTCGCCATGTGGATCGGTGAGCGTATCACCGAGGTCGGCATCGGTAACGGCATTTCGCTGATCATCACGGCAGGCATCATCGCCCGCTATCCCACCGAAATCGGCGCGACGGCCACACTATTCCGGCAGGGTAACCTCAGCGTGCTGAGCATCCTGGCCTTCGTGGCAATGGTGCTGGTAGTCATCGTGGGCATCGTCTACGTGTACCAGGCCGAGCGCCGAGTTCCAGTGCAGTATGCGCGTGCGCGCGGCGGTGCTCCCAGTTCGTCGGGCCGCAACTACAGCGGTCAGGCCACGTACCTGCCGATCAAGCTCAACCAAGCGGGCGTCATTCCGGTGATCTTCGCCTCGGCCATGCTGATCTTGCCCAACCTGCTTGAACAGGCCACCGCCAAGCGTGCGCCGGGCGTCTCGGCCTTCATTCAGCAGTATCTGGCGGCAGGCGGGGCGTGGTACACCGGACTGGAAGTGGTGCTGATCATCGGCTTTACCTTCCTCTACAACAGCGTGCAATTTGATCCCAAGCGGATCGCTGAGCAACTGCGTGAGGCGGGCGGCTTCATTCCGGGGGTGCGGCCCGGTACACCGACGGCGGGCTTTCTCGGCACCATCAGCACCCGCATTTCGCTGTGGGGCGCGCTGTTTCTGGCCGTCCTGGTGATCTTGCCGCAACTGATGGAGCGCTGGACCGGTGTGACCACCTTCCAGTTCTCCGGCACCGGCCTTCTCATCATCGTGGGTGTGGGCTTGGAGACCCTCAAGCAACTCGAAGCGCAGCTTACCGTGCGGCGTTACGACGGCTTCATCAGCAAGGGCCGCATTCGCGGACGCCTCTGA
- a CDS encoding adenylate kinase, translating into MTHNRAPHRESNQVVIFLGPPGAGKGTQAERLAAEHGLIKISTGDILRDHVARGTELGQQVAPILESGKLVPDDLLIALIRDQLSKRETVRVIFDGFPRTTAQAQELEMLLEQLGAPISAVPLLEVPDDVLIARIVERGKSSGRNDDNEQVARHRQEIYRQQTQPLIDYYAARGHLRPINGVGSMDEVYQRLQRVIS; encoded by the coding sequence ATGACCCACAACAGAGCACCACACCGTGAAAGCAACCAAGTGGTGATTTTTCTCGGCCCGCCTGGCGCGGGCAAGGGGACCCAGGCCGAGCGACTGGCCGCCGAGCATGGCCTCATTAAAATCAGCACCGGCGATATTCTGCGCGATCATGTGGCGCGCGGCACCGAACTCGGGCAGCAGGTCGCGCCGATTCTGGAGTCGGGCAAGCTGGTGCCGGACGATCTTCTTATCGCCCTGATCCGTGACCAGCTCTCCAAGAGGGAAACGGTGCGGGTAATTTTCGACGGCTTTCCGCGCACCACTGCCCAGGCCCAGGAACTCGAAATGTTGCTTGAGCAACTCGGTGCGCCCATCAGCGCTGTGCCGCTGCTTGAAGTCCCGGACGACGTGCTGATCGCCCGCATCGTGGAGCGCGGCAAGTCTTCAGGCCGCAACGACGACAATGAGCAGGTGGCGCGTCACCGCCAGGAAATCTACCGTCAGCAGACCCAGCCCCTGATCGATTATTACGCTGCACGCGGTCACCTCAGGCCCATCAACGGGGTCGGCAGCATGGACGAGGTCTACCAGCGCTTGCAGCGGGTCATCTCCTGA
- the infA gene encoding translation initiation factor IF-1, which translates to MLALRLACSKPGGFVARRRAPDGRESKRKKEDADTVRAEGVVEEALPNTTFRVKLDTGHDLLAYISGKMRIHYIRILPGDRVVLEISPYDTSRGRIVYRR; encoded by the coding sequence ATGCTAGCTTTACGTTTGGCTTGTTCCAAGCCTGGAGGGTTCGTGGCGAGAAGAAGAGCACCAGACGGGCGTGAATCCAAACGCAAGAAGGAGGACGCCGATACCGTCCGCGCCGAGGGCGTGGTCGAGGAAGCGTTGCCCAACACCACCTTCCGCGTGAAGCTGGACACCGGGCATGACCTCCTGGCGTATATCAGCGGCAAGATGCGAATTCACTACATTCGTATTCTGCCCGGAGACCGCGTGGTTCTGGAGATCTCGCCCTACGACACTTCGCGCGGGCGCATCGTTTACCGCCGCTAA
- the rpmJ gene encoding 50S ribosomal protein L36: MKVRSSVKKMCDKCKVIRRHGRVVVICENVKHKQRQG, from the coding sequence ATGAAGGTTCGCAGCAGTGTCAAGAAAATGTGCGACAAATGCAAAGTCATTCGTCGCCACGGGCGCGTTGTCGTGATTTGCGAGAACGTGAAGCACAAGCAGAGGCAGGGTTAA
- the rpsM gene encoding 30S ribosomal protein S13: MARIAGVDLPREKRIQIGLRYIYGIGPTRADQVLAVTGVSPDTRVKNLTEAETTKLREAIEKVYKVEGDLRSEVGQNIKRLMDIGAYRGLRHRRGLPVRGQRTKTNARTRKGPRKTVAGKKKAARK, translated from the coding sequence ATGGCCCGTATCGCTGGCGTTGACTTGCCGCGCGAGAAGCGCATCCAGATCGGCCTGCGCTACATCTACGGCATTGGGCCGACCCGCGCCGATCAGGTGCTGGCCGTGACCGGGGTCAGCCCCGATACCCGCGTCAAGAATCTGACCGAGGCTGAAACCACCAAACTGCGTGAAGCCATCGAGAAGGTCTACAAAGTTGAGGGCGATCTCCGCAGCGAGGTCGGGCAGAACATCAAGCGCCTGATGGACATCGGCGCGTACCGTGGTCTGCGTCACCGCCGTGGCCTGCCGGTGCGTGGTCAGCGCACCAAGACCAACGCCCGCACCCGCAAGGGGCCGCGTAAGACTGTGGCTGGCAAGAAAAAGGCCGCGAGGAAATAA
- the rpsK gene encoding 30S ribosomal protein S11, which produces MAKTTKRAPRAKRRNISAGRAYIHASYNNTIVTITDVEGNSVAWSSGGTIGYKGSKKGTPYAAQLAAADAVKKAQGFGMNIVDVVVRGSGSGREQAIRAIQASGIEVKSIMDDTPVPHNGCRPKKKHRA; this is translated from the coding sequence ATGGCCAAGACCACCAAGAGAGCGCCCCGCGCCAAGCGCCGCAATATCAGCGCTGGACGGGCCTATATCCACGCCAGCTACAACAACACCATCGTCACCATCACCGACGTCGAGGGCAACTCTGTGGCCTGGTCATCGGGCGGCACCATCGGCTATAAAGGCAGCAAGAAGGGCACGCCCTACGCGGCCCAGCTCGCCGCTGCCGACGCTGTGAAAAAAGCCCAGGGCTTCGGCATGAATATCGTCGACGTCGTGGTGCGCGGCTCCGGCTCTGGCCGTGAGCAGGCCATCCGCGCCATCCAGGCGTCGGGCATCGAAGTGAAGTCCATCATGGACGACACCCCCGTGCCGCACAACGGCTGCCGTCCCAAGAAAAAGCACCGCGCCTAA
- the rpsD gene encoding 30S ribosomal protein S4 — MGRFRGSITKQSRREGINLAETEKVQKYLDKRPYAPGQHGQRRKGRPSDYSVRLREKQKLSRLYGMGEKQFRNLFEEASNVPGVTGTVFLQLLERRLDNVVFRMGFASTRRQARQFVGHGHIFVNGKKVDIASYRVKIGDQVSIGEKSRQMGFILENMEALKRRRVSPWIEMNPETFTGVFSRLPAREDLALPINENFIIEYYSR; from the coding sequence ATGGGTCGTTTCCGTGGTTCCATCACCAAACAAAGCCGCCGCGAGGGCATCAACCTTGCGGAAACCGAGAAAGTCCAGAAGTACCTGGACAAGCGCCCCTACGCGCCCGGCCAGCACGGCCAGCGCCGCAAGGGCCGTCCCAGCGACTACAGCGTGCGTCTGCGTGAAAAGCAGAAGCTCTCGCGCCTGTACGGCATGGGCGAAAAGCAGTTCCGTAACCTCTTTGAAGAAGCTTCCAACGTGCCCGGCGTGACCGGCACGGTGTTCCTGCAACTGCTGGAGCGCCGCCTCGATAATGTGGTGTTCCGGATGGGCTTTGCCAGCACCCGCCGTCAGGCCCGGCAGTTCGTCGGTCACGGGCACATTTTTGTCAACGGTAAGAAGGTGGATATCGCCTCGTACCGGGTCAAAATCGGCGATCAGGTCAGCATCGGCGAGAAAAGCCGCCAGATGGGCTTCATTCTGGAGAACATGGAGGCCCTCAAGCGCCGCCGTGTCAGCCCCTGGATCGAGATGAATCCGGAGACGTTTACTGGCGTGTTTTCGCGCCTTCCGGCCCGCGAGGATCTGGCACTGCCGATCAACGAAAACTTCATCATCGAATACTACTCGCGGTAA
- a CDS encoding DNA-directed RNA polymerase subunit alpha: MDQKRPQLKARVDGDYGEFTLEPLRRGYGVTVGNPLRRILLSSIPGSAVTSVYIEDVLHEFSTIPGVKEDVIRIILNLKELVVRFHAPGPKTLTLRAQGEGAVKASAFEVPSDAEIVNPDLVIATLAEDGKLVMEVRVEEGEGYVPADKHSTKDRINSIPVDAMFTPVRRVAYHVENTRVGQQTDLDRLILRVWTDGSTSPQDALDKAVDILRDELMVFGNVETVQAEAAPMPVLVPAQAISSPVYDPAPTQVASIGLGDYALGNEVSSPRVTLEGLGLTTRVLHSLKEEGIDSVDALCALSDRDLKKVPGIGERSLDEIKQQLAQFGLALKD, encoded by the coding sequence GTGGATCAAAAGCGTCCCCAGCTCAAGGCCCGCGTCGACGGCGACTACGGCGAATTTACCCTGGAACCGCTGCGGCGGGGCTACGGCGTCACGGTGGGCAACCCCCTGCGCCGCATCCTGCTCTCGAGCATTCCCGGCAGCGCCGTCACCAGCGTCTACATCGAGGATGTGCTGCACGAATTCAGCACCATTCCCGGCGTCAAAGAAGACGTCATTCGTATCATTCTCAACCTCAAGGAGCTGGTGGTGCGTTTTCACGCCCCCGGCCCCAAGACGCTTACCCTGCGTGCCCAGGGCGAGGGAGCGGTCAAAGCCAGCGCCTTTGAAGTGCCTTCCGACGCCGAGATCGTCAACCCCGATCTGGTGATCGCCACCCTCGCCGAGGACGGCAAACTGGTGATGGAGGTGCGCGTCGAGGAGGGCGAGGGCTACGTGCCCGCCGACAAGCACTCCACCAAAGACCGCATCAACTCCATTCCGGTGGACGCGATGTTCACCCCGGTTCGCCGGGTGGCCTACCACGTCGAGAATACCCGCGTGGGTCAGCAGACCGATCTGGACCGGCTGATTCTGCGGGTCTGGACTGACGGCTCGACCAGCCCCCAGGACGCCCTGGATAAGGCTGTGGACATTCTGCGCGACGAACTGATGGTGTTCGGCAATGTGGAGACGGTGCAGGCCGAGGCCGCTCCCATGCCGGTGCTGGTTCCCGCTCAGGCGATCAGCAGCCCGGTGTACGATCCGGCCCCCACCCAGGTGGCCTCGATTGGCCTGGGCGACTACGCGCTGGGCAACGAAGTCAGCAGCCCCCGCGTGACCCTGGAAGGGCTGGGCCTCACCACCCGCGTGCTGCATTCCCTCAAGGAAGAAGGCATCGACTCGGTGGACGCCCTGTGCGCTTTATCGGACCGCGACCTGAAAAAGGTGCCGGGCATCGGTGAGCGTAGCTTGGACGAGATCAAGCAGCAACTGGCCCAGTTCGGGCTGGCCCTCAAAGACTGA
- the rplQ gene encoding 50S ribosomal protein L17: MRHGRSGRKLNRNSSARTALARAQATALLREGRIQTTVAKAKELRPYVEKIITTAKAGGLHARRLCAEDIQDNAVLRKLMDEVAPKYAERPGGYTRILKVGVRRGDSAPLALIELV; the protein is encoded by the coding sequence ATGCGTCACGGACGTAGTGGGCGCAAGCTCAACCGCAACAGCTCCGCCCGCACCGCGCTGGCCCGCGCCCAGGCCACCGCCCTGCTGCGCGAGGGCCGCATTCAGACCACCGTCGCCAAGGCCAAAGAGCTGCGGCCTTACGTGGAAAAGATCATCACCACGGCCAAGGCCGGTGGCCTCCATGCCCGCCGTCTGTGCGCCGAGGACATTCAGGACAACGCCGTGCTGCGTAAGCTGATGGACGAGGTGGCCCCCAAGTACGCCGAGCGTCCCGGTGGCTACACCCGCATCCTGAAAGTCGGCGTGCGCCGGGGCGATTCGGCCCCGCTGGCCCTGATCGAACTGGTGTAA
- a CDS encoding response regulator transcription factor: MRFLVIEDEPDIRRPLSASLREAGYAVDEAGSAEEAQALARSFPYDALMVDVGLPEGPVSGFDLVRGLRAEGIKAPVLYLTARDAVEDRIEGLDAGGDDYLVKPFHLGEVQARLRALARRSRAEVQSTLTWRNLKFDWTARAVYRGGERVALTAKEFALIEVLSSHPGRVYTREELIDRVWDGRFDAESNVVETYVRNLRRKLGDDVVKTLRGLGYSFPEGE, translated from the coding sequence ATGCGCTTTCTCGTCATCGAAGATGAACCCGACATCCGCCGTCCCTTATCGGCCAGTCTGCGTGAGGCGGGCTACGCGGTGGACGAGGCAGGCAGCGCTGAGGAAGCCCAAGCGCTGGCCCGCAGCTTTCCTTACGACGCCCTGATGGTGGACGTGGGCCTGCCGGAAGGGCCGGTCAGCGGCTTTGATCTGGTGCGGGGCCTGCGCGCCGAGGGCATCAAAGCCCCGGTGCTCTACCTCACCGCCCGCGACGCTGTGGAAGACCGCATCGAGGGACTGGACGCGGGCGGCGACGATTACCTGGTCAAGCCGTTTCATCTGGGTGAGGTGCAGGCGCGGCTGCGTGCCCTGGCCCGCCGCAGCCGCGCCGAGGTGCAGAGCACGCTGACCTGGCGCAACCTCAAGTTCGACTGGACCGCCAGGGCGGTGTACCGGGGCGGCGAACGGGTGGCGCTGACGGCCAAGGAGTTCGCACTGATCGAGGTGCTGTCCTCGCATCCAGGCCGGGTGTATACCCGTGAGGAACTGATTGACCGGGTCTGGGACGGACGCTTCGACGCCGAGTCCAACGTCGTGGAAACCTACGTCCGCAATTTGCGGCGCAAGCTCGGCGACGACGTGGTCAAAACCCTGCGTGGCCTGGGCTACAGCTTTCCTGAAGGCGAGTAA
- a CDS encoding sensor histidine kinase, whose product MSLRLRLTLLTAGVIFLALAAFGGLAGVLLWRIELSSIARQITAQADALSAVARRSPGALPDTADDLLERDGITAVGRVYEDGVLIWAGGAVASGVLDPDFLIGRQPERLSRTQGYMVASRRFGSGPDQVVVQVGRSLLPLEELLARYLLIAVLVLLLLSALAGAVAALAVRRALRPLDRLVRRVQHLGTPEPVPGINERSEVGALARALDASLAELRAERRRETLFVASASHELRTPVTAMLADLQHTLARERSPQDVLAALHRTEKTAGRLRQLTGNLMSLTRAQHVGERQAADLLDLAGEAVDLLQPLALKRDIDLWLDGASTPAQVDSSLFAGVLENLIGNALKFSPAGGQVNVRVSPLHGGALLTVEDSGPGFPPGPLTEAFVRGVPGSGSSGPEGFGLGLAVVRQVVEAHGGSLDLGARPGGGARVQVTLPPTPGALPARETEHLVDV is encoded by the coding sequence ATGTCGTTGCGCCTGCGCCTGACCCTGCTGACGGCGGGCGTGATTTTTCTGGCACTGGCGGCCTTCGGTGGGCTGGCTGGGGTGCTGCTGTGGCGCATTGAGCTGAGTAGCATCGCCCGCCAGATCACGGCCCAGGCCGACGCCCTGAGCGCGGTGGCCCGCCGCTCGCCGGGTGCGCTGCCCGATACCGCCGACGATCTGCTGGAGCGCGACGGCATCACGGCGGTGGGCCGGGTCTACGAGGACGGGGTGCTGATCTGGGCCGGGGGTGCGGTGGCCTCGGGCGTTCTCGATCCCGACTTCCTGATAGGCCGCCAGCCCGAGCGCCTCAGCCGGACCCAGGGGTACATGGTCGCCAGTCGGCGCTTTGGGAGCGGGCCGGATCAGGTGGTGGTGCAGGTGGGGCGCAGCCTGCTGCCGCTGGAGGAACTGCTCGCCCGCTATCTCCTGATCGCGGTGCTGGTTCTGCTGCTGCTCTCGGCGCTGGCAGGTGCGGTGGCGGCGTTGGCGGTGCGCCGGGCACTCAGGCCGCTGGACCGGCTGGTGCGGCGGGTCCAGCACCTCGGCACGCCCGAGCCGGTGCCGGGCATTAATGAGCGCAGCGAAGTCGGCGCGCTGGCCCGAGCGCTCGACGCCAGCCTGGCCGAGCTGCGGGCCGAGCGGCGGCGCGAAACACTGTTCGTGGCCAGCGCCTCGCACGAACTCCGCACCCCCGTGACCGCCATGCTGGCCGACTTGCAGCACACCCTGGCCCGCGAGCGCTCACCGCAGGACGTGCTGGCGGCCCTGCACCGCACCGAGAAGACGGCCGGGAGGTTGCGCCAGCTCACTGGCAACCTGATGAGCCTCACGCGGGCGCAGCACGTGGGCGAGCGCCAGGCTGCCGACCTGCTTGACCTGGCTGGGGAAGCGGTGGATCTGCTGCAACCGCTGGCGCTGAAGCGCGACATTGATCTGTGGCTCGACGGGGCCTCCACGCCTGCCCAGGTGGACAGCTCACTCTTTGCCGGGGTGCTGGAAAACCTGATCGGCAACGCCCTCAAATTCTCCCCGGCAGGCGGACAGGTCAACGTGCGGGTTTCGCCCCTGCACGGCGGCGCACTGCTCACAGTGGAAGACAGCGGCCCCGGTTTTCCGCCTGGCCCGCTGACCGAGGCGTTCGTGCGCGGTGTGCCCGGCAGCGGCAGCAGCGGCCCCGAGGGCTTTGGCCTGGGGCTGGCGGTGGTGCGGCAGGTGGTTGAGGCGCACGGCGGCAGCCTGGACCTCGGTGCGCGCCCCGGCGGCGGCGCGCGGGTGCAGGTGACCCTGCCGCCCACCCCTGGTGCGCTGCCCGCGCGTGAAACCGAGCACTTGGTGGACGTCTAG
- a CDS encoding ComEA family DNA-binding protein, translating into MKKPVLAVLAAALLLMPVSAYAKKATMPAATPATTTTMPASKMAKVNVNTATAAELMKIPGVNAKIAAEIIKNRPYKNSAELVKKVKGIGPKNVMKMMPMLSF; encoded by the coding sequence ATGAAAAAACCTGTTCTGGCCGTCCTGGCCGCCGCTTTACTGTTGATGCCCGTTTCCGCTTACGCCAAGAAGGCCACCATGCCTGCCGCCACCCCAGCGACCACGACCACCATGCCAGCGTCCAAGATGGCCAAGGTCAACGTCAACACGGCCACTGCCGCTGAACTGATGAAGATCCCCGGCGTGAATGCCAAGATCGCCGCCGAGATCATCAAGAACCGGCCCTACAAGAACAGTGCCGAGCTGGTCAAGAAAGTCAAGGGCATCGGGCCGAAGAACGTCATGAAAATGATGCCGATGCTGAGCTTCTGA
- a CDS encoding MDR family MFS transporter: MTASAPAPDRARTLAVAGLLLGITLAALESSVIATAMPTVIRELGGQHLYALPFAVYLLTSTITSPLWGRASDLLGRKRLYLAGVIIFLLGSMISGAASSMAVLIAARALQGVGAGAVQTLTFTLVGEMFTLEQRARVQGFFSGVWGIAGLVGPLVGGLIVDHASWRWVFYLNLPFGIPALLMALRYLPNTRPARQGRVQIDWLGALLFTLGSGLLIWALEFKLWAVVVLSVGVLGGALWVESRHPAPLLPMRNLRAVLPRVGVVGNLLAGAAYFGTIAYLPLFAQGVSGQGATAAGVILTPMLLGWTGTSILAARLISRVGTTRLTLWGFNILVVAFVLFAILAHAPLWAISAVGFLAGSGMGFAMFTLLIAVQQASSRADLGAITSAILFSRQMGGAIGTALMGSLIGEAAISSGGAALASGLQRAFVLALVLVAVAWTLAQTLRREPLPTPAALQSAD, translated from the coding sequence ATGACTGCTTCCGCCCCCGCGCCAGACCGCGCCCGCACGCTCGCCGTCGCGGGCCTTCTTCTGGGCATTACCCTGGCCGCTTTAGAGAGCAGCGTGATCGCCACCGCCATGCCCACGGTGATCCGCGAACTCGGCGGCCAGCACCTCTACGCCCTGCCGTTTGCCGTGTACCTGCTGACCAGTACCATCACCAGCCCGCTGTGGGGCCGGGCCAGCGATCTACTGGGGCGCAAGCGGCTGTACCTGGCCGGCGTGATCATCTTCTTGCTGGGCAGCATGATCTCCGGTGCGGCGAGCAGCATGGCGGTGCTGATCGCCGCCCGCGCCCTGCAAGGCGTTGGGGCGGGGGCGGTGCAGACCCTGACCTTTACCCTGGTCGGCGAGATGTTCACACTGGAGCAGCGTGCCCGCGTGCAGGGATTTTTCAGCGGTGTCTGGGGCATCGCCGGGCTGGTGGGGCCGCTGGTGGGCGGACTCATCGTGGACCACGCTTCGTGGCGCTGGGTCTTTTACCTCAACCTGCCGTTCGGCATTCCGGCGCTGCTGATGGCGCTGCGCTACCTCCCCAACACCCGCCCGGCCAGGCAGGGCCGCGTCCAGATCGACTGGCTGGGGGCGCTGCTGTTCACACTCGGCAGCGGCCTGCTGATCTGGGCACTGGAATTCAAGCTGTGGGCGGTGGTGGTGCTGAGTGTGGGCGTGCTGGGCGGCGCGCTGTGGGTGGAATCCCGTCATCCCGCACCGCTGCTGCCGATGCGAAACCTGCGCGCAGTGCTGCCGCGCGTGGGCGTGGTGGGCAATCTGCTGGCGGGCGCGGCGTATTTCGGCACCATCGCTTACCTGCCGCTTTTCGCGCAGGGGGTCAGTGGGCAGGGAGCCACCGCCGCCGGGGTCATCCTGACGCCGATGCTGCTGGGCTGGACCGGCACCAGCATCCTGGCCGCCCGGCTGATCAGCCGCGTGGGCACCACCCGGCTCACCCTGTGGGGCTTCAACATTCTGGTGGTGGCCTTCGTGCTGTTTGCCATACTGGCACATGCGCCGCTGTGGGCCATCAGCGCGGTGGGCTTCTTGGCGGGCAGCGGCATGGGCTTTGCCATGTTCACCCTGCTCATTGCCGTGCAGCAGGCCAGCAGCAGGGCCGATCTGGGGGCCATCACCAGCGCCATTCTGTTCTCGCGACAGATGGGCGGGGCCATCGGTACAGCGCTAATGGGCAGCCTGATCGGCGAGGCGGCCATTTCATCGGGCGGCGCGGCGCTGGCGAGCGGTCTCCAGCGTGCCTTCGTGCTGGCGCTGGTACTGGTGGCGGTGGCCTGGACCCTGGCCCAGACGCTGCGCCGCGAGCCGCTGCCGACCCCGGCGGCTCTCCAGAGCGCGGACTGA
- a CDS encoding CBS domain-containing protein, whose product MAPLRTIMTRDLVTASKQASLKEVAALMADNDIGNVLFMDADKLVGILTDRDIVVRAVAFGRDPGALAVDHATADPFTLDADTEISQAAAQMGERQIRRLPVTENGKVVGIVSLSDLSNRARGDADQQALEGISTPTL is encoded by the coding sequence ATGGCCCCTTTACGAACCATCATGACCCGCGACCTCGTGACCGCCAGCAAACAAGCCAGCCTCAAGGAAGTCGCCGCGTTGATGGCCGACAACGACATCGGCAACGTGCTGTTCATGGACGCTGACAAGCTCGTGGGTATCCTGACGGACCGCGATATCGTGGTGCGTGCCGTCGCATTCGGGCGTGACCCCGGGGCGCTGGCCGTTGACCACGCCACCGCCGACCCGTTTACCCTGGACGCCGACACCGAGATCAGCCAGGCCGCCGCGCAGATGGGCGAGCGCCAGATTCGCCGTCTGCCCGTGACCGAGAACGGCAAGGTGGTGGGCATCGTCAGCCTGAGTGACCTTAGCAACCGCGCTCGCGGAGACGCCGATCAGCAGGCGCTGGAAGGGATCAGCACACCGACACTGTAA